One part of the Cyclobacteriaceae bacterium genome encodes these proteins:
- a CDS encoding HD domain-containing protein — protein MTREEARSILYSMTQSTSLLRHMRSIELVMEAYAKKLGEPQEEWAITGLLHDADYEAFPDKHPAIIVDKLKNLGEEKIAHAISAHYTKWNIPYTNTLDKGLLACDELTGFIIACCQVRPDGIASLEPKSVIKKLKDKTFAAKVERDEVYKGAELFGVELTEHIAFIIDVLRQNKTELGI, from the coding sequence ATGACGCGCGAAGAGGCCCGCAGCATACTTTATTCCATGACCCAAAGCACCAGCCTGCTTCGGCACATGCGCAGTATTGAACTGGTTATGGAGGCTTACGCCAAAAAGCTTGGCGAACCGCAGGAAGAATGGGCCATTACCGGTTTACTGCACGATGCCGATTACGAGGCTTTCCCTGATAAACACCCTGCTATTATTGTTGATAAGTTAAAGAACCTGGGGGAAGAAAAAATTGCCCATGCTATTTCAGCTCATTATACAAAATGGAACATTCCGTATACCAACACGCTGGACAAAGGTTTGCTGGCCTGCGATGAACTGACCGGATTCATCATTGCCTGCTGCCAGGTAAGGCCCGATGGCATCGCCAGCCTGGAACCCAAATCAGTAATAAAAAAGTTGAAAGACAAGACCTTTGCAGCCAAAGTTGAACGCGATGAGGTTTACAAAGGCGCTGAACTTTTTGGTGTTGAACTGACCGAACATATTGCCTTTATTATTGATGTTTTGCGGCAAAACAAGACAGAACTGGGTATATGA
- a CDS encoding TIGR00725 family protein → MFSKVIIGVLGPGENATPEENELAYDLGAAIAKQGWAVLTGGREFGVMNAVLKGAADNKGLTIGILPGESTTGASRYAQIKIVTGMGSARNNINVLSSHVLVVLGMAAGTASEVSLALRANKKVILLAQDELSTMFFKKIGTYRVVSVNAIQEAIRLIKDYVDLNQIS, encoded by the coding sequence ATGTTTTCGAAAGTTATTATTGGCGTATTAGGGCCGGGTGAAAACGCAACGCCCGAGGAAAATGAATTAGCCTACGATTTAGGTGCCGCCATTGCCAAACAAGGGTGGGCAGTACTTACGGGTGGGCGTGAATTTGGTGTGATGAATGCCGTATTAAAAGGTGCAGCCGACAACAAAGGACTTACCATAGGCATATTGCCCGGAGAATCAACTACCGGTGCTTCGCGTTATGCCCAAATAAAAATTGTAACCGGTATGGGCAGTGCCCGCAACAACATTAATGTATTAAGCAGCCATGTGCTGGTTGTGTTGGGCATGGCGGCCGGGACTGCCTCGGAGGTTTCATTGGCGTTGCGTGCCAACAAAAAAGTAATATTGCTGGCGCAGGACGAACTGTCAACCATGTTTTTCAAAAAAATTGGAACCTATCGCGTGGTTTCAGTCAATGCTATACAAGAGGCCATCAGGCTTATAAAGGACTACGTTGACTTGAACCAGATTAGCTGA
- a CDS encoding nuclear transport factor 2 family protein, whose translation MKKLIGTLVLLVLFNLAALAQTEETNIKEVIEHLFRGMQLGDSSMVRSVFHKEVTMATVYRNRENAIVLRRESSIEDFVKSVGTPRADALNEEIWDLTIQRDGDFAQAWCDYAFYIGKKFSHCGVDAFHLFKTENGWKIFHLADTRRSTNCTIPPAIGNKYKN comes from the coding sequence ATGAAAAAATTAATCGGAACGTTGGTACTTCTTGTTCTTTTTAACCTTGCCGCACTGGCTCAAACTGAAGAAACGAATATAAAGGAAGTTATTGAACATCTTTTTAGGGGGATGCAATTGGGTGACAGCTCCATGGTGCGCAGTGTATTCCACAAAGAAGTTACCATGGCCACGGTTTATCGAAACCGTGAGAATGCTATTGTGCTCAGGCGTGAATCATCGATCGAAGATTTTGTGAAGTCGGTGGGCACGCCCCGTGCTGATGCATTGAACGAAGAAATATGGGATCTTACTATTCAGCGCGATGGCGATTTTGCACAGGCCTGGTGCGACTACGCATTTTATATTGGAAAAAAATTCAGTCATTGTGGTGTAGATGCCTTTCACCTGTTCAAGACCGAAAACGGCTGGAAGATTTTTCATTTGGCCGATACAAGAAGATCAACAAATTGCACCATACCTCCGGCTATCGGTAATAAGTATAAAAATTAA
- the rpsA gene encoding 30S ribosomal protein S1 yields MAVPGEFDWDAYQTKGFGEGYSLSERDQMEKLYAGTVTTVDSGEVVMGTVVGINDRDVILNIGFKSDGLVPLAEFKDMPNLKIGDQVEIFIEERENLMGQLILSRRKAKLVKGWERIQKALDDDAVIEGFVKRRTKGGLIVDVYGIEAFLPGSQIDVKPIRDFDIYVNKSMEVKVVKINYTNDNVVVSHKVLIEKDLEEQKVAILSNLEKGQVLEGTIKNMTNFGVFIDLGGVDGLLHITDISWGRINHPEEVLKLDQVVKVVVLEFDGEKKRISLGMKQLTEHPWASLPADINVGSKVKGKIVNVADYGAFLELQPGVEGLIHVSEMSWSQHLRNPQDFMKVGDEIEAVVLTIDREERKMSLGIKQLTEDPWTRQDVLTKYAIGTRHEGIVRNLTNFGLFIELEEGIDGLVHVSDLSWTKKIKHPSEFVKVGDKLQVVVLELDAANRRLALSHKHLEENPWDTFETVFTVGSVHKCTVISKNDKGAVLELPYGIEGFCSTKNLIKEDESKIEVGESLDFKVLEFSKEDRRINLSHRATFSNEEEKPAAKKKATPASKGKTIDKINQEVEKSTLGDLEALSALKDKMNAPRVGGESKAE; encoded by the coding sequence ATGGCCGTTCCGGGCGAGTTCGATTGGGATGCCTACCAAACCAAAGGCTTTGGCGAAGGCTATTCGTTAAGCGAGCGCGATCAAATGGAAAAACTTTATGCGGGCACCGTAACAACGGTTGACAGCGGAGAAGTTGTGATGGGAACCGTAGTGGGAATAAACGACCGCGATGTAATCCTGAACATCGGTTTCAAGTCGGATGGCCTGGTGCCGTTGGCTGAATTCAAAGACATGCCCAATTTAAAAATTGGCGACCAGGTTGAAATCTTCATTGAAGAGCGTGAAAACCTGATGGGTCAGTTAATCCTCAGCCGCAGAAAAGCAAAACTTGTGAAAGGTTGGGAGCGCATTCAAAAAGCATTGGATGATGATGCTGTGATTGAAGGCTTTGTTAAGCGCAGGACCAAGGGCGGTCTTATTGTAGATGTTTACGGTATTGAGGCTTTCTTGCCCGGTTCGCAAATTGATGTTAAGCCAATCCGCGATTTCGATATTTATGTGAACAAGTCGATGGAGGTGAAAGTTGTAAAAATCAACTACACTAACGACAACGTGGTGGTATCACACAAGGTACTTATCGAGAAAGACCTTGAAGAACAAAAGGTAGCCATCCTCAGCAACCTGGAAAAAGGCCAGGTGTTGGAAGGTACCATCAAGAACATGACCAACTTCGGTGTATTCATCGATTTGGGTGGTGTTGATGGATTGTTGCACATCACCGATATATCATGGGGCAGGATTAACCACCCTGAAGAAGTATTGAAGCTTGACCAGGTAGTTAAAGTGGTAGTACTTGAGTTTGATGGTGAGAAGAAACGCATCAGCCTGGGTATGAAACAACTTACCGAGCATCCATGGGCATCGTTGCCGGCCGACATTAACGTTGGCTCGAAGGTGAAAGGCAAGATCGTAAACGTAGCTGATTACGGAGCCTTCCTTGAATTGCAACCCGGTGTTGAAGGTCTTATCCACGTAAGTGAGATGAGTTGGTCGCAGCATTTGCGCAACCCGCAGGATTTCATGAAGGTTGGCGATGAGATTGAAGCCGTAGTGTTGACGATCGACCGCGAAGAACGCAAGATGTCATTGGGCATTAAACAACTTACCGAAGACCCATGGACACGCCAGGATGTGCTTACAAAGTATGCCATCGGTACCCGTCATGAAGGAATTGTGCGTAACCTCACTAACTTCGGTTTATTTATTGAACTGGAAGAAGGCATTGATGGATTAGTGCACGTATCGGATTTAAGCTGGACCAAGAAGATTAAGCACCCCTCGGAGTTTGTGAAGGTTGGTGATAAATTGCAGGTAGTGGTGTTGGAGCTTGATGCCGCAAACCGCAGGCTGGCCCTGAGCCATAAACACCTGGAAGAAAATCCTTGGGATACCTTTGAAACCGTATTTACGGTAGGTTCTGTACATAAGTGCACCGTTATTAGCAAAAACGATAAAGGTGCTGTGTTGGAATTGCCTTATGGTATTGAAGGTTTCTGCTCAACTAAAAACCTGATAAAAGAAGATGAAAGCAAGATTGAAGTAGGCGAGTCACTTGACTTCAAAGTGCTGGAGTTTTCGAAAGAGGACCGCAGAATAAACTTATCGCATAGGGCTACCTTCTCCAACGAAGAAGAGAAACCTGCTGCCAAGAAGAAAGCTACTCCGGCCTCAAAGGGCAAAACCATTGATAAGATCAACCAGGAAGTTGAAAAGTCAACCTTGGGCGACCTGGAAGCATTAAGTGCATTGAAAGATAAAATGAATGCACCCAGGGTTGGTGGTGAATCTAAAGCAGAATAA
- a CDS encoding histidine phosphatase family protein, whose amino-acid sequence MAKQLSAAFFVFVIYSSIAQDKITTFVLIRHAEKAMDQSTNDPDLSAVGKKRAQRLADLLNEGEVSAIYSTPFKRTRQTVEPLAIKKGLTILDYEINKEEEIDKMIAAYAGGTIVVVGHSNTIPWMANKLLGVQKYHPWEDGDYDNVWIISVVEKGKSAKLVWVNY is encoded by the coding sequence ATGGCTAAGCAGTTGAGTGCAGCATTTTTCGTTTTTGTGATTTACTCATCCATTGCACAAGATAAAATCACAACGTTTGTATTGATCCGTCATGCTGAAAAGGCCATGGATCAAAGTACAAACGATCCTGACCTTTCGGCTGTGGGTAAAAAGCGCGCCCAACGCCTGGCCGACTTACTTAACGAAGGTGAAGTAAGTGCTATTTACAGTACACCCTTTAAACGTACGCGGCAAACGGTAGAACCTTTGGCCATAAAAAAGGGATTAACCATTCTGGATTATGAGATCAACAAAGAAGAGGAGATTGATAAAATGATTGCGGCATATGCAGGGGGTACTATAGTGGTGGTGGGACATTCTAACACCATTCCGTGGATGGCGAATAAACTGTTGGGTGTACAGAAGTACCATCCGTGGGAGGATGGCGATTACGATAACGTCTGGATAATTTCGGTAGTTGAAAAGGGCAAGTCGGCCAAACTTGTTTGGGTGAATTATTAA
- a CDS encoding TolC family protein produces MKFLLLTAFALTTSAAFAQQTLTYQEAVTIALKKNVDFKVQQNEVERAQVQRTQSVMDMAPSLRFSADFFDRRGRQQIQNPETNQVEFLDVVSENIDARISANLPLFNGLNRIQTFRAAQSNVNAQEYAQERTRQTTIFNVAQQYLQVLLSEELYRIAQDNHRNQTENLKRIKEQVALGVLAGVDEYNQLAEVKRLESLMIRAWSNYESDKLILAQTLQLEPGLDFTLVNPGMDIGSILNLSVDLDELYQTAMASRPDYNQQKEIVLQRTRALSALRGTYTPSISAFYTYGSFYNSRIPFTLNDQLRTVNPYHFYGFSLNVPILNGFSTRSRVQSAKIDRNNSMMQESNLKTVIYRDVKTAYQNFEAAKAQYLAAQVQHEAANEAYNLEKERYELGLTAFVEFSNASNALIQAQAAKAQAEYTLMFQETILNYQIGQLKT; encoded by the coding sequence ATGAAGTTTTTATTACTAACAGCATTTGCATTAACGACAAGCGCAGCTTTCGCACAACAAACATTAACCTACCAGGAAGCTGTAACCATAGCCTTGAAAAAAAATGTTGACTTTAAAGTTCAGCAAAACGAGGTAGAACGTGCCCAGGTGCAGCGCACACAATCGGTAATGGATATGGCGCCCTCGCTTCGTTTCTCAGCCGACTTTTTTGATAGGCGAGGAAGGCAGCAAATCCAAAACCCGGAAACAAACCAGGTTGAATTTTTGGATGTGGTTTCTGAAAATATAGATGCACGGATTAGCGCCAACCTACCCTTGTTTAATGGCCTTAATCGCATCCAAACATTCAGGGCTGCGCAAAGCAACGTAAATGCACAGGAATATGCCCAGGAGCGAACCCGCCAGACTACCATTTTCAACGTGGCACAGCAGTACCTGCAGGTGTTGTTGAGTGAAGAACTATATCGAATCGCGCAAGACAACCATCGAAACCAAACGGAAAACCTCAAACGCATTAAGGAACAGGTAGCATTAGGGGTACTTGCCGGTGTTGATGAGTATAATCAACTGGCTGAAGTAAAACGCCTGGAGTCGCTGATGATACGCGCCTGGAGTAACTATGAAAGTGATAAACTTATTCTTGCACAAACCCTGCAGCTTGAGCCCGGCCTGGATTTTACCCTGGTCAATCCGGGTATGGATATCGGATCAATTTTAAATCTCTCGGTCGATCTGGACGAACTTTATCAAACGGCCATGGCCAGCCGTCCGGACTATAATCAGCAGAAAGAAATTGTGCTACAGCGTACCCGCGCTTTAAGTGCTTTGAGGGGAACGTACACGCCCTCCATATCTGCATTTTACACGTACGGTTCATTTTATAATTCACGCATACCGTTTACACTTAATGATCAGTTGCGTACCGTTAATCCTTACCATTTTTACGGGTTTTCGTTAAATGTGCCCATTCTAAACGGCTTTTCAACCCGTTCCCGGGTTCAATCCGCTAAAATCGACCGGAACAACAGTATGATGCAGGAAAGCAACCTCAAAACGGTAATTTACAGGGATGTGAAAACTGCTTACCAGAATTTTGAGGCTGCCAAAGCCCAATACCTGGCCGCACAGGTGCAACACGAAGCCGCCAATGAAGCCTATAACCTGGAAAAAGAACGCTACGAGCTTGGACTAACGGCTTTTGTTGAGTTTAGCAATGCAAGCAATGCCCTTATTCAGGCCCAGGCGGCCAAAGCCCAGGCCGAATACACCCTGATGTTCCAGGAAACCATACTGAACTACCAGATCGGCCAGCTTAAAACTTGA
- a CDS encoding ABC transporter ATP-binding protein, with protein MIKLRDIDKFIDSRFQRMFILKGVNLDVEQGEFLTIMGPSGAGKSTLMNIIGMLDEPSSGEYYFFDQPVHKLKEKQKSEMHKNHIGFIFQAYHLIDELTVYENIETPLLYKGVNSSQRKSMVAEMLDRFNMVAKKDLFPEQLSGGQQQLVGIARAIVGQPKMLLADEPTGNLHSDQGKQIMDIFQKLNEEGMTIIQVTHSEENAKRSKRIVNVVDGAVVSDKKN; from the coding sequence ATGATAAAACTACGCGACATCGACAAGTTTATTGACTCCCGATTCCAACGCATGTTCATTCTGAAAGGCGTTAACCTGGATGTTGAACAGGGGGAATTTTTGACCATTATGGGACCCAGCGGGGCGGGTAAATCTACTTTAATGAACATTATCGGTATGCTTGATGAGCCTTCTTCCGGTGAATATTACTTCTTCGATCAGCCCGTTCATAAACTAAAAGAAAAGCAGAAGTCGGAGATGCATAAAAACCATATCGGGTTCATCTTTCAGGCCTATCATCTTATTGATGAACTAACGGTGTATGAAAATATTGAAACGCCTTTGCTCTATAAGGGCGTTAACAGCAGCCAACGTAAAAGCATGGTAGCCGAAATGCTTGACCGCTTTAACATGGTGGCAAAAAAAGATTTATTCCCCGAGCAGCTTTCAGGCGGCCAGCAACAATTGGTGGGTATTGCCCGCGCCATTGTTGGCCAACCTAAAATGCTGTTGGCCGATGAACCAACGGGTAACCTTCATTCCGACCAGGGCAAACAGATTATGGACATTTTTCAAAAGTTAAATGAAGAAGGCATGACCATCATCCAGGTAACGCATTCAGAAGAGAATGCCAAACGGAGTAAACGTATTGTAAACGTGGTGGATGGGGCCGTGGTATCAGACAAGAAGAATTAG
- a CDS encoding DUF2007 domain-containing protein → MSDRDNIIVFGSFENSLEASLAKTKLDAYGIPCFLTEENLASLYPIQNPRFSVRLHIFQKDEEQVRQVLAETVMLADEETTRCPRCQSTRIEYGYSKKLSWRITSLLLTLLVVLFPPKKVGHCLDCEHEF, encoded by the coding sequence ATGAGTGACCGCGATAATATTATTGTGTTTGGCAGTTTTGAAAACAGTTTGGAGGCCAGTCTGGCAAAAACAAAACTGGATGCTTACGGTATTCCCTGTTTTTTAACAGAAGAAAACCTGGCCAGCTTATACCCCATCCAAAACCCAAGGTTTAGCGTGCGCTTACATATTTTTCAGAAAGATGAAGAACAGGTGAGGCAGGTACTGGCTGAAACGGTGATGTTGGCCGATGAAGAGACAACCCGATGCCCACGTTGTCAATCCACGCGCATCGAATATGGTTATTCCAAGAAATTATCCTGGCGCATAACTTCTCTGTTACTCACACTTCTGGTAGTTCTTTTCCCACCCAAAAAAGTGGGGCATTGCCTTGACTGTGAGCATGAATTTTAG
- a CDS encoding DUF255 domain-containing protein, translating into MNNYKMNRFFLNLFSTSVLLLSSFNVPMGVSPVKWMTFEEAVERSKIEKRKIFIDVYTDWCGWCKVMDKNTFSDPKVAKILNDHFYPVKFNAEQREDVVFAGNTFKFIDNGRSGYHQLAASLLNNQLSYPTVVFLDDEFRMIQPLPGYQKPEEFHKIIQFIGEDHYKSLTWKDWQVKYKSPY; encoded by the coding sequence ATGAATAATTACAAAATGAACAGGTTTTTTCTTAACCTCTTTAGTACTTCGGTACTGCTCTTAAGTTCTTTTAACGTACCCATGGGCGTTAGCCCCGTAAAGTGGATGACGTTTGAGGAGGCTGTCGAAAGGTCGAAAATTGAAAAGCGCAAAATTTTTATTGATGTGTACACCGACTGGTGTGGTTGGTGCAAAGTTATGGATAAAAACACCTTCAGCGATCCTAAGGTTGCAAAAATCCTGAACGATCATTTTTACCCGGTTAAGTTTAATGCCGAGCAACGCGAAGATGTAGTCTTTGCCGGAAACACATTTAAGTTTATTGATAATGGCCGCAGTGGTTACCATCAATTGGCCGCATCGTTGCTAAACAATCAACTCAGTTACCCAACCGTGGTTTTCCTGGATGATGAGTTCCGCATGATCCAGCCGCTGCCGGGATACCAAAAGCCTGAGGAATTCCACAAAATAATCCAGTTCATTGGGGAGGATCATTATAAAAGCCTTACCTGGAAGGATTGGCAGGTGAAGTATAAATCGCCTTATTAG
- a CDS encoding damage-inducible protein DinB, with protein MEPTIKQHTPVITAAQLLEHWQGHRSLTRRVIEAFPEKELFTYSIGGMRTCAALVEELLAIAVPGLRQIAEGTTEELKEHLTHNNSKVKLLEFWDEATPEINRLWSEIPLYKFQQNILTFGQYEGTVWSSIFYFIDNEIHHRAQAYVYLRSLGIEPPHFWER; from the coding sequence ATGGAACCGACAATCAAACAACACACACCGGTAATTACAGCGGCCCAATTGCTCGAACACTGGCAAGGGCACCGCAGCCTTACGCGCAGGGTAATTGAGGCTTTTCCTGAAAAGGAATTATTCACTTATTCCATTGGCGGTATGCGAACCTGTGCCGCATTGGTAGAGGAACTGCTGGCCATTGCGGTGCCAGGGTTGCGTCAAATTGCAGAGGGCACAACAGAAGAATTAAAAGAACATTTAACCCATAATAACAGTAAAGTGAAATTGCTGGAATTTTGGGATGAGGCCACCCCCGAGATAAACCGTTTATGGAGTGAAATTCCACTTTACAAATTTCAACAAAACATACTTACGTTCGGTCAGTACGAAGGAACAGTATGGTCCTCTATCTTTTATTTTATCGATAATGAGATCCACCACCGTGCACAGGCATATGTGTACTTGCGAAGCTTAGGCATCGAGCCTCCTCACTTTTGGGAGCGATAG
- a CDS encoding DUF1330 domain-containing protein, protein MPAYIIVDVDITDPVRYEDYKKLTPGLVGAYGGKFIVRGGATETLEGEWQPGRVVVIEFPSVEKARAFYISDAYTAARKIRMEASTGKMILVEGI, encoded by the coding sequence ATGCCCGCATATATTATCGTTGATGTGGATATAACAGATCCGGTTCGCTACGAGGATTACAAGAAATTAACCCCTGGCCTTGTGGGTGCCTATGGAGGCAAATTTATTGTTCGTGGAGGTGCGACAGAGACCCTTGAAGGTGAATGGCAGCCAGGCCGTGTGGTAGTTATTGAATTTCCCAGTGTGGAAAAAGCCAGGGCTTTTTATATTTCCGATGCGTATACAGCCGCCAGGAAAATTCGTATGGAGGCATCAACCGGTAAGATGATTTTAGTTGAGGGTATTTAG
- a CDS encoding dihydrofolate reductase, with protein MRKVILGVAVSLDGFIEGPNGEYDWCPPPTGNEMSEFLDGIDVVFFGRKSYELFGTAEYASKTCYVFSNTLKAVTGKNTHLLSGDIVSAVKKIKAEEGKNIWLWGGASLTTTFINNALVDELWLGLIPIVLGEGKPLFQNVKQREHFEFMEVNNQHSYLSMKLRYKG; from the coding sequence ATGCGAAAAGTAATTTTGGGAGTAGCCGTGAGCCTCGATGGCTTCATCGAAGGCCCGAATGGTGAATACGATTGGTGCCCACCTCCAACAGGTAATGAAATGAGTGAATTTTTAGATGGGATTGATGTGGTGTTTTTTGGGCGCAAGAGTTATGAATTATTTGGCACAGCCGAGTATGCCAGCAAAACCTGCTATGTGTTTTCCAATACCTTGAAAGCTGTAACGGGTAAAAATACGCATCTTCTTAGTGGCGATATAGTGAGTGCCGTAAAGAAAATCAAAGCAGAAGAAGGAAAAAATATTTGGTTATGGGGTGGTGCCAGCCTTACAACCACATTTATAAACAACGCCTTAGTGGATGAATTGTGGCTTGGCCTTATACCGATTGTGCTGGGAGAAGGTAAGCCATTGTTTCAGAATGTTAAACAGCGCGAACATTTTGAGTTTATGGAAGTAAACAATCAGCACAGCTATCTTTCGATGAAACTTCGCTACAAAGGCTGA
- a CDS encoding tetratricopeptide repeat protein, translated as MRFATAFFVFFSMITQAADAQAIDSLMAVLDTARNERKVKTLNELFRAYIQSDPLKAIGYTREALSLASDINDKRGKAAAYNNLGVAYRNQGALDKALEYYIRSLAIYDTLQNKEGIATTKNNIATVYSIKKDFGQAMKFLEESHNMFIQLGDQRKLIGSMNNMGNLNSDLQLYEKAMRFFSEAYQLSEKMNEPFPDPLNNIGILYFKQGNYQRAIEYYQRALEIERANDNKLGMLNTITNIGIAYTKAGQPVPAQQYLNEALKLSVELQANTGVPDILKNTSYNFYRQGKLREAYEKLLQYDSAREQVYGEESTRRIAQMELALELSEKEKQYEILKKETEVKSLQLKSSRLFIVLIILGLLLLIAAANFIYMNKRKELFK; from the coding sequence ATGAGGTTCGCTACTGCGTTTTTCGTGTTTTTCAGTATGATCACCCAAGCCGCTGACGCCCAGGCTATTGACAGTTTAATGGCTGTTTTGGACACGGCCCGTAATGAGCGAAAGGTTAAAACATTGAATGAACTTTTCCGGGCCTATATCCAATCCGACCCCTTGAAAGCCATAGGCTATACACGGGAAGCATTAAGTTTAGCCAGTGACATAAATGACAAGCGGGGCAAAGCCGCAGCATACAATAACCTTGGTGTTGCCTATCGTAACCAGGGCGCCCTGGACAAAGCCCTTGAATATTATATTCGTTCGCTCGCCATCTATGATACGCTTCAAAACAAAGAAGGCATTGCCACCACAAAAAATAATATTGCCACTGTTTACTCGATTAAAAAAGATTTCGGGCAAGCGATGAAGTTCCTGGAGGAATCGCACAATATGTTCATTCAATTGGGTGATCAGCGAAAGCTTATTGGCTCCATGAACAACATGGGCAACCTCAACAGCGACCTTCAACTTTATGAAAAAGCCATGCGCTTCTTCTCCGAAGCATACCAGTTAAGCGAAAAAATGAATGAACCTTTTCCTGACCCGCTCAACAACATTGGTATTCTTTATTTTAAGCAAGGCAACTACCAACGTGCCATTGAGTATTATCAGCGCGCCCTTGAAATTGAACGTGCCAACGACAACAAGCTTGGCATGCTCAATACCATCACTAATATAGGTATTGCCTACACCAAGGCCGGCCAGCCTGTGCCCGCACAGCAATACCTGAACGAAGCTTTAAAACTCTCAGTTGAGTTACAAGCCAACACCGGGGTTCCGGATATTTTAAAAAATACTTCATACAACTTTTATCGTCAGGGCAAACTACGGGAAGCATACGAAAAACTGCTGCAGTACGACTCTGCACGCGAACAGGTTTATGGTGAAGAGAGCACACGCAGGATAGCCCAGATGGAATTGGCACTTGAACTGAGCGAAAAAGAAAAGCAGTACGAAATCCTGAAAAAGGAAACCGAAGTAAAGAGCCTTCAACTGAAAAGTAGCCGGTTGTTTATCGTACTGATCATCCTGGGGCTTTTGTTGCTTATCGCGGCCGCCAACTTCATTTACATGAACAAGCGCAAAGAACTATTTAAGTAA
- a CDS encoding OmpA family protein: MRIGLLIIILLRSILAVGQHEDELRKSIYFGGGSYYVDEFQAEDLFHWLDSIPNLLDKYEIHLISHTDPIGGRQYNEWLSKMRSQAVQELLLLRDIPEHKISVKDWGLDNPVFRNDTRKGMSLNRRVDVILYPIIF, from the coding sequence ATGCGCATTGGCTTACTGATCATAATACTCTTACGCAGCATACTTGCTGTTGGCCAGCACGAAGACGAACTGCGCAAAAGCATTTATTTCGGGGGTGGCAGTTATTATGTAGACGAGTTTCAGGCTGAAGATCTTTTTCATTGGCTGGACTCCATACCAAACTTATTGGATAAGTACGAAATCCATCTGATCAGCCATACCGACCCGATTGGGGGCCGGCAATACAACGAATGGTTATCAAAAATGCGCAGCCAGGCCGTTCAGGAATTGCTGCTTTTGCGTGATATCCCGGAACATAAAATTTCTGTTAAGGACTGGGGGCTCGATAACCCTGTTTTTCGAAACGATACCCGAAAGGGCATGAGCCTTAACCGAAGGGTAGACGTAATCCTGTATCCGATTATCTTTTAA
- a CDS encoding YkgJ family cysteine cluster protein yields MEEKVQAVEYVFEKLDQEISQFQNWSGLQCKWGCGKCCFKPDIEATILEFLPFAHALHQAGEAFTWLERLKQPGSPICLILNPTQSGAGLCTQYKHRGLICRLFGFSARTNKHGKKELVTCEIIKTEQADQYTMAYHKVEQEVESIPVMHQYYMQLHAIDYELTKVFYPINQAIGKAIETVLAYYAYRNS; encoded by the coding sequence ATGGAGGAAAAGGTGCAAGCCGTTGAGTATGTTTTTGAAAAGCTCGATCAGGAAATTTCACAGTTTCAAAATTGGTCAGGCTTGCAGTGTAAATGGGGGTGTGGCAAATGTTGTTTCAAGCCCGACATTGAAGCTACAATTCTCGAGTTTCTTCCGTTTGCACATGCATTGCATCAGGCTGGTGAGGCATTTACATGGCTCGAAAGACTAAAACAACCAGGTTCCCCCATTTGCCTGATCCTTAATCCAACTCAATCGGGGGCAGGTTTATGCACTCAGTACAAACATCGCGGGTTGATTTGCCGCCTTTTTGGGTTCTCGGCACGCACCAATAAACATGGAAAAAAGGAATTGGTCACCTGTGAAATTATTAAAACAGAACAAGCCGATCAGTATACGATGGCATACCATAAAGTTGAACAGGAAGTTGAATCCATACCCGTAATGCATCAATATTATATGCAACTCCATGCAATTGATTATGAGTTGACAAAGGTTTTTTACCCGATCAATCAGGCTATTGGAAAAGCCATTGAAACGGTGTTAGCGTACTACGCTTACAGGAATAGTTGA